Proteins encoded in a region of the Anopheles ziemanni chromosome 2, idAnoZiCoDA_A2_x.2, whole genome shotgun sequence genome:
- the LOC131281576 gene encoding ficolin-1-like has protein sequence MEHRLQERLTKHENNINEKIETIEARMHAMEESFIKSVKSMEASNENTRTKLEALKNHVIPKMEHIQETSDSELKKIGEYKNTLDMLIDTVQNISMQAKFNTRLFKFLYPVSSCRQALSVSDTYMIKIEVNTEPFEVFCEQNKFDGGWIVIQHRYDGSVDFYTNWTEYRNGFGSLDGEFWLGLEYVHQITKNRAHELLVEMKDFHGNYGYAKYGEFEIGNESELYVLKKLGTYSGTAGDSMKNHKDQKFTTFDRDNDEADKGNCAKAYHGAWWYYNCYRSNLNARYMNATNDLTTMSWKYFKNDRRGLSYTRMMIRDIVD, from the exons ATGGAGCATCGTCTACAGGAGAGGTTAACCAAGCACGAAAATAATATCAACGAAAAGATCGAGACGATCGAGGCCAGAATGCATGCAATGGAAGAATCTTTTATCAAG AGTGTGAAG AGTATGGAAGCATCGAACGAGAATACCCGAACCAAATTGGAGGCGTTGAAGAATCATGTGATACCCAAGATGGAGCATATCCAAGAAACGTCGGATTCTGAGCTTAAGAAAATAGGTGAATACAAGAATACTCTCGACATGCTTATCGATACGGTACAAAATATTAGTATGCAAGCAAAATTTAACACTAGgttatttaagtttttgtaTCCAGTAAGTTCATGTCGGCAAGCTCTCAGTGTATCGGATACTTACATGATCAAAATTGAGGTAAACACCGAACCATTCGAGGTCTTTTGTGAGCAAAATAAGTTCGATGGCGGCTGGATTGTTATTCAGCATAGGTATGACGGTTCGGTAGACTTTTATACGAATTGGACGGAGTACCGAAATGGATTCGGAAGTTTGGATGGGGAATTCTGGCTTGGGCTAGAATACGTGCATCAAATTACCAAAAACCGAGCGCATGAACTGCTGGTGGAAATGAAAGATTTTCATGGAAACTACGGATACGCTAAGTATGGAGAGTTTGAGATAGGGAACGAATCGGAGTTGTATGTGTTGAAGAAGTTAGGGACATACTCAGGGACAGCAGGAGATTCGATGAAGAACCACAAGGATCAAAAGTTTACTACTTTCGATCGCGACAATGACGAAGCGGATAAAGGGAATTGTGCTAAGGCATATCACGGAGCCTGGTGGTACTATAACTGCTACCGTTCCAATTTGAACGCGCGTTATATGAACGCAACAAATGATCTTACTACGATGTcgtggaaatatttcaaaaacgaCAGGCGTGGTTTGTCTTACACGCGAATGATGATCCGTGATATCGTCGATTAA